The Garra rufa chromosome 23, GarRuf1.0, whole genome shotgun sequence genome includes a region encoding these proteins:
- the pdxp gene encoding pyridoxal phosphate phosphatase, protein MAGAVGGGRGCVTLLGAQIRDLLDAKHNVLFDCDGVIWNGETAVSGAPEVVSLLKQRGKRVFFVTNNCTRPRESYVQKFSRLGFTDVAEEEIFSSAYCSAAYLRDVARLQGKVYVIGCGGVMKELRDAGVPVVEEDDNAEPGASIYNCPLDPDVKAVLVGYDENFTFMKLAKACCYLRNSECLFLATDPDPWHPLRGGRITPGSGSLTAALETASSRKATVIGKPSRFMFECIASQFDLDPARSLMIGDRLETDILFGSNCGLTTVLTLTGVSTLEEALAYRDSQEPQHKDCTPDYVVESVADFLQALDE, encoded by the exons ATGGCAGGCGCGGTGGGTGGCGGTAGGGGCTGCGTGACGCTCCTCGGCGCTCAGATCCGGGACCTGCTGGACGCCAAACACAACGTGCTGTTCGACTGCGACGGTGTCATCTGGAATGGTGAAACGGCCGTGAGCGGAGCTCCGGAGGTGGTGAGTCTGCTCAAACAGCGGGGCAAACGCGTGTTTTTTGTCACCAACAACTGCACCAGGCCGCGGGAGAGCTACGTGCAGAAGTTCAGCCGCCTCGGCTTCACGGACGTCGCGGAGGAGGAGATCTTCAGCTCGGCGTACTGCTCCGCCGCGTACCTGCGCGATGTGGCGCGGCTGCAAGGCAAGGTGTATGTGATCGGTTGCGGCGGGGTGATGAAGGAGCTGCGGGACGCCGGCGTGCCCGTGGTGGAGGAGGACGATAACGCGGAGCCGGGCGCCAGCATCTACAACTGCCCGCTGGACCCCGATGTGAAGGCTGTACTGGTGGGATACGACGAGAACTTCACCTTCATGAAGCTCGCCAAAGCCTGCTGCTATCTGAGGAACTCTGAGTGTCTGTTCTTGGCCACTGACCCGGACCCCTGGCACCCGCTGAGGGGAGGCAGGATTACCCCAG GTTCTGGCAGCCTCACGGCCGCTCTGGAAACAGCCAGCAGCAGGAAGGCCACTGTCATCGGGAAGCCCAGCCGCTTCATGTTCGAGTGCATCGCCAGCCAGTTTGACCTGGACCCGGCGCGCTCTCTGATGATCGGAGACCGGCTGGAGACGGACATATTGTTCGGCAGTAACTGCGGCCTGACCACGGTGCTCACGCTGACCGGCGTCTCCACGCTGGAGGAGGCGCTCGCCTACAGAGACAGCCAGGAGCCGCAGCACAAGGACTGCACGCCCGATTACGTGGTGGAGTCTGTGGCCGATTTCCTGCAGGCGCTGGACGAATGA
- the setd9 gene encoding SET domain-containing protein 9 — MMNMIKALFKAFEVRWKSYRHRFVPWIALNLQKNERTLRQVKDRSQDKLVEGEEVFGSLVCLFTELLKNDLKNQSEQLRLLPQSKRNSYTNVQNETRDAPCVVMFNTLGFSIERKRSSLQFAGTGVFVTRGRAPKGSIVAMYPGTIYQVDEPIFFQSIRNPFVFRCIDGVLIDGNDRAISKTVYRSCSGRDRFGPFHLSDCSWLTSDPVNPLAVGQYVNNCSNEKAANVCYQEYDVPDEFPLELRQYLPNVNYRADNQRPLRCVVLVSLRDISCGEELFSNYYTIVH; from the exons ATGATGAATATGATTAAAGCTCTTTTTAAAGCTTTTGAGGTCAGGTGGAAATCCTACAGACACAGGTTTGTCCCGTGGATTGCGTTAAATTTGCAGAAAAATGAAAG AACTCTTCGTCAGGTGAAGGATCGATCCCAAGACAAGTTAGTTGAGGGTGAGGAGGTGTTCGGATCTCTCGTGTGTTTATTCACTGAATTACTCAAAAACGATCTGAAGAATCAAAGCGAACAGCTCCGGTTACTCCCTCAGTCTAAACGCAATTCATACACTAATGTTCAGAATGAGACCCGCGATGCTCCCTGTGTAGTGATGTTCAACACTCTGGGCTTCAGTATCGAGCGGAAGCGCAGCTCTCTACAGTTCGCGGGAACTGGAGTGTTTGTGACGCGGGGACGCGCGCCGAAAGGAAGTATAGTAGCGATGTATCCAG GAACTATCTATCAGGTGGATGAGCCGATCTTCTTCCAGTCAATCAGAAATCCATTTGTATTTCGATGCATAGACGGCGTTCTGATCGACGGCAATGACAGAGCCATCTCTAAGACAGTGTACCG ATCGTGTAGTGGACGGGACAGATTCGGCCCCTTCCATCTGAGTGACTGCTCCTGGCTGACCTCTGACCCCGTGAACCCTCTCGCAGTGGGACAGTACGTCAACAACTGCTCTAATG AAAAAGCTGCGAATGTGTGCTATCAGGAATATGACGTGCCGGATGAGTTTCCTCTTGAGCTCCGTCAGTACCTGCCCAACGTCAACTACAGAGCTGATAATCAAAG ACCTTTGCGCTGTGTTGTTCTTGTGTCACTAAGAGATATCAGTTGTGGCGAAGAGCTGTTCTCCAACTACTACACAATTGTACattaa